The genome window CCAATTCGACGTATTTCTTGATGACTTCCCAGCCGCCGGCTTCGAGCTTGACGTGGTATTTCAGCTTGTGCTTGTGAAATACGAAGTCGACGACTCGCCAAGTTGCCAGATGCCGCGGCGGCAGGATCAACGCGTGGGCGGCCACGTCGCGAATGGTGACTTCTTTCTTCTTCGCCAAAGGATGGTCGCGCGAGGTAATCAACATCGGTTCGGCCGCGAACATGTCGCGGTAGTCCATTCCTTCGCCTTCTTCCGTCATGGGACCGACGGCGAAATCGATTTGGTCGGCCCGCAGCATTGCCACGCCATCGCGCCCCGTGACGTTGTGTAATTTCAGCTCGATCGCCGGATAACGATCGGCGAATTCCTTGATGAACGGGGGTAGCAGATACAGCAGGGTGGATTCACCGGCGGCGATATCCAAGCGTCCTGCCTCGATGCCGCCGCGACGAGCGGCAAATTTTTGGCCCAGCGCGTCAATGCCCTCGACCAGCGGCAACGCCAATTCGAAGAGCGTCTTTCCTTCCGGCGTGAGCGTGATCTTTGGACCGCGTCGCTCGAATAGGGCCGTTTTCAATTCGCGCTCGAGCGCCTGTATCTGCAAAGACACGGTCGGCTGGCTGAGAAACATGCGCTCGGCCGCTTTCGATACGCTGCCGGCTTGCGCGGCGAAGCAGAAGCTGCGCAGCTGTGGCAAGCGGCTTCCTTTGTAAGCGTGCGCCAGTCGTCGGCCGGTCATCATCCGCTCCCTTCGGGAATGATTGAGATACTAAATACTAGGTATTTCATTGATTGTAGCAATTCAATCTATTGACACAATTAGTTTCTCAAATAATGGCGCGTTCGTTAGTATTCGTAAGGAGTCGAGCAGCCTGACCGGCCGGTCGGCGACAGCTGCTCGGGCGGCTCATCGCCGCCTGGAAATGCCTCTCGCCCCGCATTTGCCCAGGCCTTAAAAGGAAGGAATTCTCGTCATGTCTCCAGCGACGCTCGTTCGCCCCCGCCTGTCGGCCGCCCAAATAACTGGCCCGCTGATTCCGGCAGGCGAAGAAATACTGACGCCGGGCGCCTTGGAGTTCTTAGCGCGGCTGCAACGAAGTTTCAATCCACGCCGCCGAGAGTTGCTCGCGCGCCGGCAACAGGTGCAGGCCCGGATCGATGCCGGTCAACTGCCCGACTTTTTGCCGCAAACACGCGGTATTCGCGACAGCGATTGGCGTGTCGTCGACATACCTGCGGACTTGCTTGATCGGCGCGTCGAAATCACGGGCCCGGTCGATCGCAAGATGGTAATCAA of Pirellulales bacterium contains these proteins:
- a CDS encoding LysR family transcriptional regulator, producing MTGRRLAHAYKGSRLPQLRSFCFAAQAGSVSKAAERMFLSQPTVSLQIQALERELKTALFERRGPKITLTPEGKTLFELALPLVEGIDALGQKFAARRGGIEAGRLDIAAGESTLLYLLPPFIKEFADRYPAIELKLHNVTGRDGVAMLRADQIDFAVGPMTEEGEGMDYRDMFAAEPMLITSRDHPLAKKKEVTIRDVAAHALILPPRHLATWRVVDFVFHKHKLKYHVKLEAGGWEVIKKYVELGLGISIVASLCLTGKEALAAIPMKRYFPTRRYGVVLRRGKFLSPQSQRFIEIMAKAVPKRPT